The proteins below come from a single Oncorhynchus keta strain PuntledgeMale-10-30-2019 chromosome 1, Oket_V2, whole genome shotgun sequence genomic window:
- the dhx34 gene encoding probable ATP-dependent RNA helicase DHX34 isoform X2 — MSERRRDSRSWDWDNPQCRAQMDQIFFRRHDYIQNGTTEHKEFWNFFDRFQRFKTKKDMSGGSRKEDMEEGRDRKKTVDLGLPKEYDARYRINVSVCTKDTEERLETGRSDQRHRHSSSGPGSQEVADCRLALLHFLDFSQRQSFGKLAKLRTEQKALPIFQYRARIVELVRANPVVVVAGDTGCGKSTQVPQYLLSSGFSHIACTQPRRIACISLAKRVSFESLNQYGSKVGYQIRFEGTRTPSTKLLFLTEGLLLRQIQADGALEQYQVLIVDEVHERHLHCDFLLGVLRSLLATRPDLRLVLMSATINIKLFSSYFNNAPVLQVPGRLFPIQVIYQPIPQEEQPSRSEKLDPRPYLRVLQGIDQRYPPEERGDLLLFLSGVAEISTILEACQAYATHTKRWIVLPLHSTLSLVQQDKVFDISPPGVRKCIISTNVAETSVTIDGVRFVVDSGKVKEMSFDPKAKMQRLQEFWISRASSEQRKGRAGRTGPGVCYRLYSESDYEAFAPYPVPEIHRVALDSLVLQMKSMSLGDPRSFLFIDPPPAASIQTAVTYLREQGALDARGDLTSIGSLLAQLPVDVVIGKMLVLGSVFNLVEPVLTVAAALSVQSPFLRSAQHNPDCATARQPLHSNQGDPFTLLNTFNAWVQVKGERGGASRKWCRRRGLEEQRLYEMVNLRRQFKELLRSHGLLEVLEERAPSGGERGQRRERLTERRKLHQLKREHDLAEGGRRKVLRLEEGQDGEGDSGSDTEQGATGRDGKDKEQTGGHNLDIQEVKFKLRHNVSELQEAASASQDLSSRQQALLKLLLCRGLYPQLALPDEHNANRKDSEQVFHTRNKQGVVIHPTSVFASDPEVLHVPEEGNREGPDKGESSKHQLLAFVTLLETNKPYVSNCVRVPALQALLLVANSLDSNADCTRLVVDGWLEVGLTGEGALKVLSTSLTLRADWERLLLAQLGQGTLGAGAGSRAKAGRGEGLGVPGLSRKDLEKLSEGLVRFLLYTEITS, encoded by the exons AtgtcagagaggagaagagacagccGTAGCTGGGACTGGGACAACCCTCAGTGCCGAGCTCAGATGGACCAAATCTTCTTCCGCCGGCATGACTACATCCAGAACGGAACCACGGAACACAAAGAGTTCTGGAACTTCTTCGACCGCTTCCAGAGGTTCAAAACCAAGAAGGACATGTCAGGGGGCAGCAGGAAGGAAGACATGGAGGAGGGCAGAGACAGGAAGAAGACTGTAGATCTGGGTCTGCCTAAAGAATATGACGCCCGCTATCGGATCAACGTGTCAGTTTGTACcaaagacacagaggagaggctggagacGGGGAGGTCTgatcagagacacagacacagctccTCAGGCCCAGGGAGTCAGGAGGTGGCTGATTGTCGCCTGGCTTTGCTGCACTTCCTAGACTTCAGCCAGAGGCAGAGCTTTGGGAAGCTGGCCAAGTTGAGGACGGAGCAGAAAGCCCTTCCTATCTTTCAGTACCGGGCCCGGATCGTGGAGTTGGTGCGGGCTAACCCGGTAGTAGTGGTGGCGGGAGATACAGGCTGTGGAAAGTCCACCCAGGTCCCCcagtacctcctctcctctgggttcAGTCACATAGCTTGCACTCAGCCTCGGCGGATTGCCTGTATCTCCCTCGCCAAGAGGGTTAGCTTCGAGAGTCTCAACCAGTACGGCTCCAAG GTTGGCTATCAGATCCGTTTCGAGGGGACCCGTACCCCGTCCACCAAGCTGTTGTTCCTGACAGAGGGGTTACTACTGAGACAGATACAGGCTGACGGGGCCCTGGAGCAGTACCAG GTGTTGATTGTTGACGAGGTGCATGAGCGACACCTCCACTGTGACTTCCTCCTTGGGGTCCTGCGCTCCCTCCTGGCCACCCGCCCCGACCTCCGCTTGGTCCTCATGTCAGCCACCATCAACATAAAACTCTTCTCCAGCTACTTTAATAATGCACCTGTACTGCAGGTACCGGGCAGGCTCTTCCCTATACAG GTGATCTACCAGCCCATCCCACAAGAGGAGCAGCCGTCCCGCTCGGAGAAGCTGGACCCCCGCCCATACCTCCGTGTGCTGCAGGGCATCGACCAACGCTACCCGCCCGAGGAGAGGGGCGACCTGCTTCTGTTCCTCAGCGGCGTGGCAGAGATATCTACCATCTTAGAGGCATGCCAGGCCTACGCAACACACACCAAGCGCTGGATCGTTCTGCCCCTCCACAGCACCCTGTCCCTGGTACAGCAGGataag GTGTTTGACATCTCTCCTCCGGGAGTGAGGAAATGTATCATCTCTACCAACGTGGCAGAGACATCCGTCACCATCGACGGGGTGCGCTTCGTCGTCGACTCGG GCAAGGTGAAGGAGATGAGTTTTGACCCGAAGGCTAAGATGCAGCGTCTGCAGGAGTTCTGGATCAGTCGAGCCAGTTCTGAGCAGAGGAAAGGCCGGGCCGGGAGGACAGGACCTGGGGTGTGTTATCGGCTCTATTCTGAGTCCGACTACGAGGCCTTCGCACCTTACCCTGTCCCAGAGATACACAGGGTGGCCCTCGACTCACTCGTACTACAG ATGAAGAGTATGAGTCTGGGAGACCCACGATCCTTTTTGTTCATCGACCCTCCTCCCGCGGCCAGTATCCAGACTGCAGTAACCTACCTCAGGGAACAGGGGGCGCTAGACGCTAGAGGAGATCTCACCTCTATCGGAAGCCTGCTGGCACAACTTCCTGTTGACGTGGTCATAG GTAAGATGCTGGTGCTGGGGTCAGTGTTTAACTTGGTGGAGCCGGTCCTGACGGTGGCTGCTGCCCTCAGTGTTCAGTCCCCATTTCTCCGCTCGGCCCAACACAACCCCGACTGTGCCACAGCACGCCAGCCCCTGCACTCCAACCAGGGAGACCCCTTCACCCTGCTCAACACCTTCAACGCCTGGGTGCAG gtgaagggggagagaggaggtgccAGCAGGAAGTGGTGCaggaggagagggctggaggAACAGAGGCTTTATGAGATGGTCAACCTACGAAGACAGTTCAAG GAGCTGTTGCGTAGTCATGGTCTGTTGGAGGTGCTGGAGGAGAGGGCTCCCTCTGGTGGAGAGCGAGGACAGCGCAGGGAGAGGTTGACCGAGAGGAGGAAGCTACATCAGCTGAAGAGAGAACATGACCTGGCAGAGGGCGGTAGGAGGAAGGTCCTGAGACTGGAGGAGGGACAGGATGGGGAGGGGGATTCGGGGTCGGACACAGAGCAGGGCGCCACGGGACGGGACGGGAAAGACAAGGAGCAGACCGGTGGACACAACCTGGACATACAG GAAGTGAAGTTCAAGCTTCGCCACAACGTGTCAGAGCTCCAGGAAGCGGCGTCGGCCAGCCAGGACCTGTCGTCAAGGCAACAAGCCCTCCTGAAGCTGCTGCTTTGTCGAGGCCTTTACCCCCAGCTGGCGTTGCCAGACGAACACAATGCCAACCGCAAGGACTcagagcag gtGTTCCACACCCGTAACAAGCAAGGGGTAGTGATCCACCCCACCAGTGTGTTTGCCAGCGACCCAGAGGTGCTGCACGTCCctgaggaggggaacagagaggggccAGACAAGGGGGAGAGCAGCAAACACCAGCTCCTAGCCTTCGTTACTCTACTTGAGACCAACAAGCCTTATGTATCCAACTGTGTCAGAGTCCCAGCCTTACAG GCCCTGTTGCTGGTAGCTAACTCCTTGGACAGTAATGCTGACTGTACCAGGCTGGTGGTGGATGGCTGGTTGGAGGTTGGACTGACAGGAGAGGGGGCTCTGAAGGTTCTGTCCACCTCCCTCACTCTCAGGGCCGACTGGGAGCGCCTCCTGCTGGCCCAGCTGGGACAGGGCACTCTGGGGGCCGGAGCGGGGAGCAGGGCCAaggctgggaggggagaggggctgggggtACCTGGGCTCTCCCGTAAAGACCTGGAGAAACTCAGTGAAGGACTGGTCCGCTTCCTGCTATACACTGAG ATAACATCATGA
- the LOC118373246 gene encoding lipase member I-like isoform X2 codes for MERTGRGVENSGADSSLVVWSLLTFCLLSGPATGDQHAHCSEFLCLSPPSLLVRLLSFSSEQGPCGYPLDLPPSDLPSGQGLPPLPPGFPGLAPGPVAWSPLSPTVVIVPGRRPARLQPSWARVMAGELLEAGLVNVLVADWLLSPEQEITEGARQVGEKLAQTIKTLLEDQGSSPELFHLVGFGVGAHVAGVTGACLGGTIGRITGLDPFSPVFSEADSSLSLDHTDAQYVDVIHTNFNPNEPVAPLGVPRPLGHVDFYIGRGYQLPGCPQALMKREQYLLCSHQRAYRLFTSSIRSSCPLTAFPCQGVEDFQRALCTHCHHPGLNICPQLGKRHTVTTLASTSAPSWVRDTLSPPWPQHLPPAGLRHQLAASRSTNHLPAPDRGPGHHSNGPFLRDAVPVGGAPGGKHLVRSTAIYSAEGRRQENTCHVGVRSFPDAV; via the exons ATGGAGAGAACAGGTAGAGGTGTGGAGAACTCTGGAGCTGACAGCAGCTTGGTCGTCTGGTCTCTACTGACCTTCTGTCTTCTGTCTGGTCCTGCCACAG GTGACCAACATGCCCACTGCTCTGAGTTCCTCTGTCtcagccctccctctcttctgGTGAGGCTCCTCAGCTTCTCCTCTGAGCAGGGTCCCTGTGGTTACCCCTTAGATCTCCCTCCTTCAGACCTCCCATCTGGCCAGGGCCTCCCTCCACTTCCACCAGGCTTCCCAGGACTGGCCCCTGGTCCTGTGGCCTGGAGCCCCCTCAGCCCCACAGTTGTGATTGTCCCGGGCAGGAGGCCAGCCAGGCTGCAGCCCAGCTGGGCGAGGGTGATGGCGGGGGAGCTGTTAGAGGCAGGGCTGGTTAATGTCCTGGTagctgattggctgctgtccCCAGAGCAGGAGATCACAGAAGGAGCCAGGCAGGTGGGAGAGAAGCTGGCACAGACCATAAAGACACTACTG GAGGACCAGGGCTCTTCTCCAGAGCTGTTCCACCTGGTAGGGTTTGGTGTTGGGGCCCATGTCGCTGGTGTGACCGGGGCCTGTTTGGGGGGAACTATTGGCAGGATCACAG GCCTGGATCCGTTCTCACCGGTGTTTTCCGAGGCAGACAGCAGCCTGTCTCTGGATCACACTGATGCCCAGTACGTGGACGTGATTCACACCAACTTCAACC CCAATGAGCCGGTAGCTCCCCTGGGGGTTCCTAGACCGTTGGGTCATGTTGATTTCTACATCGGCAGAGGATATCAACTCCCTGGTTGTCCTCAGGCTCTCATGAAAA GGGAGCAGTACTTGCTGTGCAGTCATCAACGGGCCTATAGGTTGTTCACCAGCTCCATCCGGTCCTCCTGCCCTCTCACAGCCTTCCCCTGCCAGGGAGTAGAGGACTTCCAGAGGGCTCTCTGTACACACTGTCACCACCCTGGCCTCAACATCTGCCCCCAGCTGGGTAAGAGACACACTGTCACCACCCTGGCCTCAACATCTGCCCCCAGCTGGGTAAGAGACACACTGTCACCACCCTGGCCTCAACATCTGCCCCCAGCTGG GCTACGACATCAGCTGGCTGCCTCCAGATCGACCAATCACCTTCCAGCCCCTGACCGCGGTCCTGGACATCACAGCAACGGACCCTTTCTGCG TGACGCCGTTCCTGTTGGAGGTGCACCTGGAGGGAAACACCTCGTTAGAAGCACAGCTATTTATTCAGCTGAAGGGAGACGTCAGGAAAACACCTGTCATGTTGGTGTCCGG
- the dhx34 gene encoding probable ATP-dependent RNA helicase DHX34 isoform X1, which translates to MSERRRDSRSWDWDNPQCRAQMDQIFFRRHDYIQNGTTEHKEFWNFFDRFQRFKTKKDMSGGSRKEDMEEGRDRKKTVDLGLPKEYDARYRINVSVCTKDTEERLETGRSDQRHRHSSSGPGSQEVADCRLALLHFLDFSQRQSFGKLAKLRTEQKALPIFQYRARIVELVRANPVVVVAGDTGCGKSTQVPQYLLSSGFSHIACTQPRRIACISLAKRVSFESLNQYGSKVGYQIRFEGTRTPSTKLLFLTEGLLLRQIQADGALEQYQVLIVDEVHERHLHCDFLLGVLRSLLATRPDLRLVLMSATINIKLFSSYFNNAPVLQVPGRLFPIQVIYQPIPQEEQPSRSEKLDPRPYLRVLQGIDQRYPPEERGDLLLFLSGVAEISTILEACQAYATHTKRWIVLPLHSTLSLVQQDKVFDISPPGVRKCIISTNVAETSVTIDGVRFVVDSGKVKEMSFDPKAKMQRLQEFWISRASSEQRKGRAGRTGPGVCYRLYSESDYEAFAPYPVPEIHRVALDSLVLQMKSMSLGDPRSFLFIDPPPAASIQTAVTYLREQGALDARGDLTSIGSLLAQLPVDVVIGKMLVLGSVFNLVEPVLTVAAALSVQSPFLRSAQHNPDCATARQPLHSNQGDPFTLLNTFNAWVQVKGERGGASRKWCRRRGLEEQRLYEMVNLRRQFKELLRSHGLLEVLEERAPSGGERGQRRERLTERRKLHQLKREHDLAEGGRRKVLRLEEGQDGEGDSGSDTEQGATGRDGKDKEQTGGHNLDIQEVKFKLRHNVSELQEAASASQDLSSRQQALLKLLLCRGLYPQLALPDEHNANRKDSEQVFHTRNKQGVVIHPTSVFASDPEVLHVPEEGNREGPDKGESSKHQLLAFVTLLETNKPYVSNCVRVPALQALLLVANSLDSNADCTRLVVDGWLEVGLTGEGALKVLSTSLTLRADWERLLLAQLGQGTLGAGAGSRAKAGRGEGLGVPGLSRKDLEKLSEGLVRFLLYTEVSYSLRRLTGLQVQNLYVGPQAQSEFSEPHAPNPLFPGVEAQPDTIKGGLQVTKYFTYNCLTDSKDLYSECLRTFWSCPHCDLYSPVTPLERMSHEATCRPPGEQQDNQDKEGDDVKAASSSFSVSSLARVYHCDVCDKDLTLTSTEILKHKRQHMHSGR; encoded by the exons AtgtcagagaggagaagagacagccGTAGCTGGGACTGGGACAACCCTCAGTGCCGAGCTCAGATGGACCAAATCTTCTTCCGCCGGCATGACTACATCCAGAACGGAACCACGGAACACAAAGAGTTCTGGAACTTCTTCGACCGCTTCCAGAGGTTCAAAACCAAGAAGGACATGTCAGGGGGCAGCAGGAAGGAAGACATGGAGGAGGGCAGAGACAGGAAGAAGACTGTAGATCTGGGTCTGCCTAAAGAATATGACGCCCGCTATCGGATCAACGTGTCAGTTTGTACcaaagacacagaggagaggctggagacGGGGAGGTCTgatcagagacacagacacagctccTCAGGCCCAGGGAGTCAGGAGGTGGCTGATTGTCGCCTGGCTTTGCTGCACTTCCTAGACTTCAGCCAGAGGCAGAGCTTTGGGAAGCTGGCCAAGTTGAGGACGGAGCAGAAAGCCCTTCCTATCTTTCAGTACCGGGCCCGGATCGTGGAGTTGGTGCGGGCTAACCCGGTAGTAGTGGTGGCGGGAGATACAGGCTGTGGAAAGTCCACCCAGGTCCCCcagtacctcctctcctctgggttcAGTCACATAGCTTGCACTCAGCCTCGGCGGATTGCCTGTATCTCCCTCGCCAAGAGGGTTAGCTTCGAGAGTCTCAACCAGTACGGCTCCAAG GTTGGCTATCAGATCCGTTTCGAGGGGACCCGTACCCCGTCCACCAAGCTGTTGTTCCTGACAGAGGGGTTACTACTGAGACAGATACAGGCTGACGGGGCCCTGGAGCAGTACCAG GTGTTGATTGTTGACGAGGTGCATGAGCGACACCTCCACTGTGACTTCCTCCTTGGGGTCCTGCGCTCCCTCCTGGCCACCCGCCCCGACCTCCGCTTGGTCCTCATGTCAGCCACCATCAACATAAAACTCTTCTCCAGCTACTTTAATAATGCACCTGTACTGCAGGTACCGGGCAGGCTCTTCCCTATACAG GTGATCTACCAGCCCATCCCACAAGAGGAGCAGCCGTCCCGCTCGGAGAAGCTGGACCCCCGCCCATACCTCCGTGTGCTGCAGGGCATCGACCAACGCTACCCGCCCGAGGAGAGGGGCGACCTGCTTCTGTTCCTCAGCGGCGTGGCAGAGATATCTACCATCTTAGAGGCATGCCAGGCCTACGCAACACACACCAAGCGCTGGATCGTTCTGCCCCTCCACAGCACCCTGTCCCTGGTACAGCAGGataag GTGTTTGACATCTCTCCTCCGGGAGTGAGGAAATGTATCATCTCTACCAACGTGGCAGAGACATCCGTCACCATCGACGGGGTGCGCTTCGTCGTCGACTCGG GCAAGGTGAAGGAGATGAGTTTTGACCCGAAGGCTAAGATGCAGCGTCTGCAGGAGTTCTGGATCAGTCGAGCCAGTTCTGAGCAGAGGAAAGGCCGGGCCGGGAGGACAGGACCTGGGGTGTGTTATCGGCTCTATTCTGAGTCCGACTACGAGGCCTTCGCACCTTACCCTGTCCCAGAGATACACAGGGTGGCCCTCGACTCACTCGTACTACAG ATGAAGAGTATGAGTCTGGGAGACCCACGATCCTTTTTGTTCATCGACCCTCCTCCCGCGGCCAGTATCCAGACTGCAGTAACCTACCTCAGGGAACAGGGGGCGCTAGACGCTAGAGGAGATCTCACCTCTATCGGAAGCCTGCTGGCACAACTTCCTGTTGACGTGGTCATAG GTAAGATGCTGGTGCTGGGGTCAGTGTTTAACTTGGTGGAGCCGGTCCTGACGGTGGCTGCTGCCCTCAGTGTTCAGTCCCCATTTCTCCGCTCGGCCCAACACAACCCCGACTGTGCCACAGCACGCCAGCCCCTGCACTCCAACCAGGGAGACCCCTTCACCCTGCTCAACACCTTCAACGCCTGGGTGCAG gtgaagggggagagaggaggtgccAGCAGGAAGTGGTGCaggaggagagggctggaggAACAGAGGCTTTATGAGATGGTCAACCTACGAAGACAGTTCAAG GAGCTGTTGCGTAGTCATGGTCTGTTGGAGGTGCTGGAGGAGAGGGCTCCCTCTGGTGGAGAGCGAGGACAGCGCAGGGAGAGGTTGACCGAGAGGAGGAAGCTACATCAGCTGAAGAGAGAACATGACCTGGCAGAGGGCGGTAGGAGGAAGGTCCTGAGACTGGAGGAGGGACAGGATGGGGAGGGGGATTCGGGGTCGGACACAGAGCAGGGCGCCACGGGACGGGACGGGAAAGACAAGGAGCAGACCGGTGGACACAACCTGGACATACAG GAAGTGAAGTTCAAGCTTCGCCACAACGTGTCAGAGCTCCAGGAAGCGGCGTCGGCCAGCCAGGACCTGTCGTCAAGGCAACAAGCCCTCCTGAAGCTGCTGCTTTGTCGAGGCCTTTACCCCCAGCTGGCGTTGCCAGACGAACACAATGCCAACCGCAAGGACTcagagcag gtGTTCCACACCCGTAACAAGCAAGGGGTAGTGATCCACCCCACCAGTGTGTTTGCCAGCGACCCAGAGGTGCTGCACGTCCctgaggaggggaacagagaggggccAGACAAGGGGGAGAGCAGCAAACACCAGCTCCTAGCCTTCGTTACTCTACTTGAGACCAACAAGCCTTATGTATCCAACTGTGTCAGAGTCCCAGCCTTACAG GCCCTGTTGCTGGTAGCTAACTCCTTGGACAGTAATGCTGACTGTACCAGGCTGGTGGTGGATGGCTGGTTGGAGGTTGGACTGACAGGAGAGGGGGCTCTGAAGGTTCTGTCCACCTCCCTCACTCTCAGGGCCGACTGGGAGCGCCTCCTGCTGGCCCAGCTGGGACAGGGCACTCTGGGGGCCGGAGCGGGGAGCAGGGCCAaggctgggaggggagaggggctgggggtACCTGGGCTCTCCCGTAAAGACCTGGAGAAACTCAGTGAAGGACTGGTCCGCTTCCTGCTATACACTGAG GTGAGCTACAGTCTACGTCGTTTGACAGGCCTGCAGGTACAGAACCTCTACGTAGGTCCCCAGGCCCAGTCCGAGTTCTCTGAGCCCCATGCCCCAAACCCCCTTTTCCCTGGGGTGGAGGCGCAACCTGACACCATCAAGGGAGGCCTCCAAGTCACCAAATACTTCACCTACAACTGCCTCACT GACTCTAAGGACCTCTACAGTGAGTGTCTACGTACGTTCTGGTCCTGTCCCCACTGTGACCTGTACAGTCCTGTCACACCGCTGGAGAGGATGAGCCACGAGGCCACCTGCAGGCCGCCTGGGGAACAGCAGGACAACCAGGACAAAG